The Drosophila teissieri strain GT53w unplaced genomic scaffold, Prin_Dtei_1.1 Segkk108_quiver_pilon_scaf, whole genome shotgun sequence DNA segment agagaaatataatcgactgtactcgactgtaatcgaatataatcgactgtaatcgaatataatcgaatacaatagaatttaaacgaatataatcgaatataatcaaatacaatcgaatataatcgaatataatcgaataaaattgaatattatcgaaaataatcgaaaataatcgaatattatcgaatataatcaaatataatcgagtataatcgaatatattccaatataatcgaatataatcgagagaaatataatcgactgtaatcgaatataatggaatataatcgcatacaattgaatataatcgagtataatcgaatataatcgagagaaatataatcgactgtactcgactgtaatcgaatataatcgactgtaatcgaatataatcgactgtaatcgaatataatcgaatacaatagaatttaaacgaatataatcgaatataatcaaatacaatcgaatataatcgaatataatcgaatataatcgaataaaattgaatattatcgaaaataatcgaatattatcgaatataatcaaatataatcgagtataatcgaatatattccaatataatcgaatataatcgagagaaatataatcgactgtaatcaaatataatcgaatataatcgaatataatatagaataagaatataataaataagaatataataaataagaatataatcgaacataatcgattataatcgaatataatcaaatataatcgaatataatcgaatataatatagaataagaatataataaaaaagaatataatcgaacataatcgattataatcgaatataatcgattataatcgaatataatcaaatataatcgaatataatcgaatataatcgagaataatgtaatcgaatatattcgaatataatcgaatataatcgaatacaatcgaatataatcgagagaaatataatcgactgtacTCGACtgtaattgaatataatcgactgtaatcgaatataatcgaatacaatagaatttaaacgaatataatcgaatataatcaaatacaatcgaatataatcgaatataatcgaataaaattgaatattatcgaaaataatcgaatattatcgaatataatcaaatataatcgagtataatcgaatatattccaatattatcgaatataatcgagagaaatataatcgactgtaatcgaatataatcgaatataatcgaatataatggaatataatcgaatacaattgaatataatcgagtataatcgaatataatcgactgtaatcgaatataatcgactgtaatcgaatataatcgaatataatcgaatacaatcgaatataatcgaatataatcgaatacaatcgaatataatcgaatataatcgaagataatcgaatataatcgaatataatagaataatcgaatataatcgaatataatcgagtataatcgaatataatcgagagaaatataatcgactgtaatcgaatataatcgaatacaatcgaatataatcgaatataatcgaatataatcaaatataatcgaatataatcgaatataatcgaatataatcgagtataatcgaatataatcgagagaaatataatcgactgtaatcgaatataatcgaatataatggaatataatggaatataatcgaatacaatcgaatataatcgaatataatcgaatataatcgaatataatcgaatataatcgaataaaattgaatattatcgaaaataatcgaatataatcgaatatattcgaatataatatagaataagaatataataaataagaatataatcgaacataatcgattataatcgaatataatcaaatataatcgaatataatcgaatataatcgaatataatcgaatataatcgaatataatcgaatataatcgaatataatcgaatataatcgaatataatcgaatataatcgaatataatcgagtataatcgaatataatcttgagaaatataatcgactgtaatcgaatataatcgagtatactcgaatataatcgaatataatcgagagtaatgtaattaatgtaataatgtataatcgagtataatcgaatataattataataataatagccaAAAAGTAGCAGAGCACGGAAGCGTCAGAAGGAGCCCaattttaaattcgaaaaaCATGGACACAAGCGACAGCTGCCTCTCTATTTCCTCCATATCGTCGGAAGAGAAAAGCAGCCCACAATCAGCGTTCTTGATGGATGTCTCGTCGTTGGATACAACGCCAATATCAAATGAAACCACCATAGTAAGACGAAGCCACTACGAAAAAAATGCTGACGAGAAATTGTATAATTTCGAAAACTGTGTactacttaaaaataaaaatgtgatttTACCAGACCCCTTATTTGTTGATACAAGCGTTATTTGCACTAATAACCCTGAAGCCATAGAAAAAAAGCCTGCCGATAGCCCTAACCCCATTTCCATATATAAAAGCTCTAGCACTTTCTTACAAGATAATGACACCAATGCAATCAAAGCATTGAAAACTACCAAAATAATTtctcccacacaaacacatctACATCAAACCAAGCCGTTAAAGTCAAAGCCTaccgaaaataaaacagcgtctcacacacacacacatacacatgcatacCAAACCAAGCCGCAAAAACCCGCCAAAACCCCGTCGCCCCCCTTTCAATTTTACAAATCAAACACAGCTATTAAAACGAACACCCAAGCAAACAAACCCATAACCCCAGAAAACATTATTCTTTCAAAACAGACAATTGTAAACACACCTACAAATTCCAATGACAAAAATGCACTTATGGCATTAAAACTGAAGCCAAAGCCTactgaaaataaaacagcgtctcacacacacacacatacacatgcatacCAAACCAAGCCGCAAAAACCCGcgtctcacacacacacacatacacatgcatacCAAACCAAGCCGCAAAAACCCGCCAAAACCCCGTCGCCCCCCTCTCAATATTACAAATCAAACACAGCTATTAAAATGAACACCCAAGCAAACAAACCCATAACCCCAGAACACATACTTCTTTCAAAACAGACAATTGTAAACACCCCTACAAATTCCAATGACAAAAATGCACTTTTGGCATTAAAACGTATGCAAAAGCctgccgaaaataaaaaaggtcctcacacacacacacacgtacaccaAGCCAAGCCGCCAAAACCCCGCCGCCCCCCGCTCACACTGAAAAAACCAACACAGCCACTTTgtcccaaaataaaattccctgcaaaacttttgctgaGCTAGTAAAAGAAGATGTAAAGCTCTCCTCTAGCCAAATACCGGCAGCACAACATGACACTGCAGCTCCAGCACGCCTACCGGGGGCAGCTAGGAGGAACCTAACAAAAACACTAGGTTCTCCTGAAACTCCTGGGAAGCGACGTGGAGATGTACTAGATGAGGGATCTCTTTTAACATCAAGCAAAAAGGTCAGATTACGCGACGGTCTCACTGACGACGATCTAGGAGTCTCTAACCTGCTTTCTGAAACACCTCTTTTCAAAAGCAAAGTCGCCATAAAAATTCGAGATGACTCTAGAAGAGAATCCCTTCAAAAGACAGTCGAAATGGACACAGGTCTAATCCTTAGCCCCccaaataaaacagcaaacCCCAATACATTGCCCTGGCAGACGGTTCCAGCCAGCAAGAAGTTGCCCTCAATCCAAATATCCAATGTTCAGCAGATCATCCCGCTGATAGAAAAGTTAAACTGCAAAGCTGGGATAAGCAACTTTTCGACAAGAACCGAACCTGGCGGAAACATTAGGATCCATGCAAAAACTACGGAGGCCTACAAAGCCATCCAGGACGTCCTCCAAACCGAACACATCCCTCGACACTCCTACCAGCAGAAAGGCCTAAAGGGCTTCCATATCGTCATCCGTCATCTGCACCAATCAACTCCAATTAAATGGGTTGAAAGCCATCTAAAAGAAATCGGCATAGCCACGACCTTCATTAGAGCAATGCAGTATAGGGACACAAAAAACCCTATGCGGATCCACGAGGTGGAGGTGGTACAGAAACCAGACGGAAGCCATCGGAAGGTCCTGCTGCTGACCTCCCTTGGTGGACAGACGGTGAAGGTAGAAAGAAAGCGGGTCGCTAGGGATCCCGTACAATGCCACCGATGCCAAAACTTTGGACATACTAAGAACTACTGCAGAAACCCTTTCAAGTGCATGAAATGCGGACAGCTGCACGCCACGGTCTTGTGCAATAAGCCCAGACACATTCCGGCTTACTGTGCGAATTGCAAGGGTAATCACGTCTGTAGTTACAAGGGATGCCCAGTCTTCCAGGAAGCGAAGCAATGTTTAGCTGTGAACAAAATACAAGACCAAAACACACAACCCACACACGCCCAGACGCCCCGCTACGAGAAGCCCAAACTACCGCCCACGACAATATCCGCACAAGATACAAAACTACGAGCAAAAAGAAGCGATGGGAAAACACTAACAAAAAGGAACCTGTCCATAAACAAGCGGTTAGGCAGATTCAGGACCCTAGAGAGGAAACCGAAGAAGGAGTCAAGCCCGCCGACAACTAGCAAACATAGTATTGCTACGCTAGAGAATGACAGGAAAAACCCGAAAAGTGTCCTCAACCCGGCTAACACCCATCTCTTCCACTTCCGTCCACCCCCAATGGCGCAAAATCTACCCGAAGAGGTACAGAAAAACGCGATCCTTGAGCCAAATCTTCTAAAACGCATAGAAAGCATGGAAGAGAAGATAAACAACCTTCTCGAGATAGTCACTCGCCTAGTCCAAAAAGATATAACTGGCCCAATTTTTCCGAAAAATCCCTCTGAGGCAAAAGGACAAAACTCCTTCAGACATACCGGAATAGTGACATCTAGGATGACACAGACGGGAAATAGGGAAACCCTCAAAATTGCTTTTTGGAATGCTTGTGGGGTAAACAACAAGGTAGACGAGCTTAAACTCtacatacaaaacaaaaatgcccaCATAGTTATAGTCACGGAAACTAGGCTAGACAACAAATCCACTAAACTAGAATTTCCGGGATATGTAACCTACCTAGCTCAAAACCCTTTTTCCAGCAAAAGAGGAGGAGTGGCCACTATCGTAAGTAGTAGGGTCCGGCATACGGCCCTAGAACCGATCGAGCAGGAATGTATACAGAGTGCCCCAATAGTCTTGCTACCGGAAAATAACAGACGCAGTGAAATGATAGTAATAGCGTCTGTATACTGTCCGCCCCAACATAAATGGTCGTCCAGCCACTTCAGGGACATACTCAACTATGCTGAGAAAACCCTAGAAGGTCGAACCAAATTCGTCCTATGTGGCGACTGGAATGCTAAACATAGACAGTGGGGCTGCTTTCGCGGCTGCCAGCGTGGCGCTGCACTATACGATGCTGTTAAAGCTGATACCATGGCCGAGATCATCGCTACTGGCTGTGCGACTCATTTCCCTTTCGACTCTAGGAAAAACCCATCAGCAATAGATTTTTCTATATGTAAAGGTCTTGGAATGTACGAAAAGAAAATCTCCTCGAGCTCGGATCTCTCCTCAGACCACCTTCCTATTCTGCTGGAAATCAACCTTGACAGAAACACCTTCTTCTTGCacaagcaaaacaacagcATCCTTAAGAAAACTACAAACATCGAACTCTTTAAGAACGCTCTTGACAGAAAGGTCCTTCTAAATACTGAGATAAGAGTAGCTCAAGATATAAACGACGCCATAAACATCATTATCAAAAAAATCACGGACTCGGCTACTGAAGCAACTCCCCCCCCAGACTACCTGACAACCCCAGAAGCAGGCACGGGCGAACAAACGGGCATAGTGATACTCTCACACTAGACGAAAACACCAGTAGATTATTGGAAGAAAAAAGGACACTAAAGAGGATTTTTAAAGCTACCAGGACAAATGAGGACAAAGCGAAACTGAAAGCAGCTGAAAACAGACTAAAAAAAGCTATAAAAACCTTAAGAGAGAAGACTATAAACAAACAAGTCGAAGGAATCGATACAAAAAACCCAGACAGGATGAGACAACTGTGGAGATTGCTGGAcgaaggaaaaaagaaaacacaaccAAATTATCCACTTAAACTAGAGACCAAACAAGGGTACAAATGGACTAAAACAACCCAAGGGACAACAGAAGCTTTTGTTTCTCACTTGGAGGGACTACCACattagcaaaataaataccggacttaaaacaataaaagaatCTATGACAACTGAACgagaaaatacaaacaaaaaccccCACAACCAACCAGTCACGCTAAAAGAATTAAGAGAGGAattaaaaaacctaaaatataACAAAGCCCCGGGAAAAGACCTAATTACTAacaaacttattaaaaacCTACCTACGAAAGCGACACTTTACCTGATATTGATCTACAATTCCATACTAAGAATAGGACACTATCCGGACATTTGGAAACACGCTACAGTCAAAATGATTCTAAAACCGGGAAAAAGCGCAAATGACCCGAAGTCATATAGGCCGATCAGCCTTTTATCgggtttttcaaaaatatttgaaaggcTTCTTCTCAAGAGATTGGTCAGGATCGACTCATTCAAAAAAGCTATCCCACTACACCAATTTGGATTTAGAAAAGACCATGGTGCCGAACAACAGATAGCAAGGGTCACGCAATTCATCCTTGAGGCATACGAAAGGAAAGAATACTGCTCTGCGGTATTCCTGGACATCACAGAGGCGTTTGACAGGGTGTGGCACGAGGGGCTACTACTAAAATTAGCTAAGATCCTACCTTTCAATCTCTACACCATTCTGGAGAGCTATCTGACAAACAGAACATTTGAAGTCAAGGACCAAACAGGAGAGCCATCTAGAACAGGACTAATAGGTGCTGGTGTGCCTCAGGGAAGCAACCTGGGCCCCATACTGTACTCAATTTTCTCTTCAGACATGCCTATCCCTAGAACACACAGCGTCTCACCAACAGGAGAAATGCTGCTGTCAACGTATGCAGATGATACAGTAGTTTTCAGCACGgaccaactgccaactgcagcCATACGTAATAACCAAAATTACCTAAAAACCGTTTCTGACTGGGCAGACAAGTGGGGCATTAAGGTTAATGCTGCCAAAACAGGACACGTTATATACACTCTAAAAAAAAGACCTGCCGACAAACCTAAAAACGATACAAATTAGggacaacaaaataaaaaaccaaaacaaacagtcCTACCTTGGAGTAATTCTTGACAATAAGCTCACCCTTAGCTCCCACGTCACCAAGCTAGTGGGAAAATTCGATGCAGCCTACAAAAAACTGACTTGGATATTGAGCGAAAGAAGCAAACTCCCGGTCAACACTAAGATGCTAATCTTTAAGACAATTCTATCGCCAATATGGCAGTATGCAATCTCAGCCTGGGGTCCCCTTGTCACGGACGCCCAAATAAAAAGGATTCAAGTCGAGGAAAGTCTtaaaatgagaaaaatttGCAGGGCAGGGAGATTTACAAGGAACCAGTTTATAAGGGACGAGTACGGAGTCAAAACGGTAGAAGATTTCTACAAGCAGGCTACCCACAGGTTCTACGAAACCATAAAAACACACCCCAACAAAGCAGTCCGAAGAATCGCTACCAGACACTATATCCCTAAAAGACTGGAGAGAAGCAGACAGCGGCTATTAAAATTGACAAAGGAACACATCCCCCAAGGACCGACTGGACTAACATCACCCAAACTCCCTAAAATCCCCGAACTCTACGAATGTAAAACTCTTAAAACACGCAAAGAAAGAGACAGCATAAGGACAAGGCACCTAGAGGATCTTCCCACCCTT contains these protein-coding regions:
- the LOC122625459 gene encoding uncharacterized protein LOC122625459; this translates as SSHTHTRTPSQAAKTPPPPAHTEKTNTATLSQNKIPCKTFAELVKEDVKLSSSQIPAAQHDTAAPARLPGAARRNLTKTLGSPETPGKRRGDVLDEGSLLTSSKKVRLRDGLTDDDLGVSNLLSETPLFKSKVAIKIRDDSRRESLQKTVEMDTGLILSPPNKTANPNTLPWQTVPASKKLPSIQISNVQQIIPLIEKLNCKAGISNFSTRTEPGGNIRIHAKTTEAYKAIQDVLQTEHIPRHSYQQKGLKGFHIVIRHLHQSTPIKWVESHLKEIGIATTFIRAMQYRDTKNPMRIHEVEVVQKPDGSHRKVLLLTSLGGQTVKVERKRVARDPVQCHRCQNFGHTKNYCRNPFKCMKCGQLHATVLCNKPRHIPAYCANCKGNHVCSYKGCPVFQEAKQCLAVNKIQDQNTQPTHAQTPRYEKPKLPPTTISAQDTKLRAKRSDGKTLTKRNLSINKRLGRFRTLERKPKKESSPPTTSKHSIATLENDRKNPKSVLNPANTHLFHFRPPPMAQNLPEEVQKNAILEPNLLKRIESMEEKINNLLEIVTRLVQKDITGPIFPKNPSEAKGQNSFRHTGIVTSRMTQTGNRETLKIAFWNACGVNNKVDELKLYIQNKNAHIVIVTETRLDNKSTKLEFPGYVTYLAQNPFSSKRGGVATIVSSRVRHTALEPIEQECIQSAPIVLLPENNRRSEMIVIASVYCPPQHKWSSSHFRDILNYAEKTLEGRTKFVLCGDWNAKHRQWGCFRGCQRGAALYDAVKADTMAEIIATGCATHFPFDSRKNPSAIDFSICKGLGMYEKKISSSSDLSSDHLPILLEINLDRNTFFLHKQNNSILKKTTNIELFKNALDRKVLLNTEIRVAQDINDAINIIIKKITDSATEATPPPDYLTTPEAGTGEQTGIVILSH